A single genomic interval of Centropristis striata isolate RG_2023a ecotype Rhode Island chromosome 8, C.striata_1.0, whole genome shotgun sequence harbors:
- the rbfox1l gene encoding RNA binding protein fox-1 homolog 1-like, whose product MLSSPTVILQPYGLPVYPQTTTCYPSLVQGGPTQEAGPGSGDPALPQVYAPPPSYPPPGQGPPTSASRLPPLDFTSAHQSSEYAEHPQLRVYQGPQLDGVEPLTSSNTEDVLAPVTSDPQSLSVSVSSGGGAGSGSDEEGSGKAQPKRLHVSNIPFRFRDPDLRQMFGQFGKILDVEIIFNERGSKGFGFVTFESASEADRAREKLNGTIVEGRKIEVNNATARVVTKKPQTPLVNGEISPSGWKINPVMGAMYAPELYTVASFPYPVATPTLAYRGSALRGRGRAVYNTIRSAAATPAAVPAYPGVVYQDGLYGAEVYGGYPAAYRVAQSASAATAAAYSDGYGRVYATAADPYHHSVGPTTTYGVGTMASLYRGGYNRFTPY is encoded by the exons ATGCTCTCCTCACCCACTGTGATTCTCCAGCCTTATGGACTCCCTGTCTACCCACAGACAACCACATGCTACCCCAGCCTAGTTCAG ggagGCCCCACTCAGGAGGCCGGCCCGGGCAGCGGCGACCCCGCCCTGCCTCAGGTCTAcgcccctcctccctcctacccCCCTCCAGGTCAGGGTCCACCAACATCTGCGAGCAGACTGCCACCTCTGGACTTCACCTCTGCACACCAGAGCTCTGAGTACGCTGAGCACCCCCAGCTCAGAGTGTACCAGGGCCCTCAGCTGGACGGGGTGGAGCCTCTGACCTCCAGTAACACG GAGGATGTTTTGGcccctgtgacctctgacccccagTCTCTGAGCGTGTCCGTGTCATCAGGGGGCGGAGCAGGAAGTGGAAGTGATGAGGAGGGGTCAGGTAAGGCGCAACCGAAACGCCTCCACGTCTCAAACATCCCGTTCCGCTTCAGAGACCCGGACCTCCGCCAGATGTTTGGG CAATTTGGGAAGATCCTTGATGTAGAAATAATCTTCAATGAGAGGGGGTCAAAG GGCTTTGGGTTTGTCACCTTCGAGAGTGCGAGCGAGGCTGACAGAGCGAGAGAAAAGCTGAATGGAACAATCGTGGAGGGGAGAAAGATCGAG gttaATAATGCCACTGCAAGAGTAGTTACCAAGAAGCCCCAGACGCCTCTTGTAAATGGTGAAATTTCAC cTTCTGGATGGAAGATCAACCCTGTCATGGGGGCGATGTACGCACCTGAACTCTATACAG ttGCCAGTTTCCCGTATCCCGTAGCAACCCCCACCTTGGCCTACAGGGGCTCTGCGCTGCGTGGCAGAGGCCGAGCCGTTTACAACACGATTCGTTCTGCTGCAGccacacctgctgctgtgcccgcCTACCCCGG GGTGGTTTATCAGGATGGACTGTACGGAGCAGAAGTTTAT GGTGGCTATCCTGCAGCTTACAGAGTGGCTCAATCAGCATCTGCAGCCACAGCAGCAGCCTACAGTGACGG ATACGGACGCGTCTACGCCACAGCTGCGGATCCCTATCACCACTCAGTTGGACCAACAACGACATATGGAGTTGGTACAATG GCCAGTTTGTACAGAGGAGGATATAACCGTTTCACCCCGTACTGA
- the rps9 gene encoding 40S ribosomal protein S9 — translation MPVARSWVCRKTYVTPRRPFEKSRLDQELKLIGEYGLRNKREVWRVKFTLAKIRKAARELLTLDEKDPKRLFEGNALLRRLVRIGVLDEGKMKLDYILGLKVEDFLERRLQTQVFKLGLAKSIHHARVLIRQRHIRVRKQVVNIPSFVVRLDSQKHIDFSLRSPYGGGRPGRVKRKNAKKGQGGAGGADDEEED, via the exons ATGCCCGTTGCCAGGAGTTGGGTTTGTCGCAAGACATATGTCACCCCCCGTCGTCCCTTCGAGAAGTCCCGTCTCGACCAGGAGTTGAAACTCATTG GCGAGTATGGTCTGAGGAACAAGCGTGAGGTGTGGAGGGTTAAGTTCACCCTGGCCAAGATCCGCAAAGCTGCCAGAGAGCTGCTTACTCTGGATGAGAAGGACCCCAAGCGTCTGTTTGAAG GTAATGCTTTGCTCAGACGTCTGGTGAGAATCGGTGTACTGGACGAGGGTAAGATGAAGCTCGATTACATCCTGGGTCTGAAGGTTGAAGACTTCTTGGAGAGGAGGCTGCAGACACAGGTCTTCAAGCTTGGACTCGCCAAGAGCATCCACCATGCTCGTGTCCTTATCCGTCAGAGGCACATTCG TGTGCGCAAGCAGGTGGTGAACATCCCCTCCTTTGTGGTTCGCCTGGACAGCCAGAAGCACATTGACTTCTCCCTGAGGTCTCCATACGGTGGTGGACGCCCAGGCCGCGTCAAGAGAAAGAACGCCAAGAAGGGCCAGGGTGGAGCCGGAGGAGCTGACGATGAAGAGGAGGATTAA
- the mboat7 gene encoding lysophospholipid acyltransferase 7, translating into MSPDELVYLGILAASIPVGFLFRYLSPPVKQGASLLLGLSIAIATCQIHTLHSLVTVIGTWIIIKSSWRHAPALSLSWTFVYLLFFRLVTWFGLPQPTPFTNAIQLLLTLKMVSLANEVKSFHMEKKKDVSSFAKSPVIGGLSQEPSLYDILSYSYCYAGIMTGPFFRFQTYIDWLKQPSPLALPSWVPCLQRLKLVPVYGALFLAVNSVFPLAYVRTEEFLDRNFFFRFFYMIVVFFVFRMRFYAAWCGAEAGCISAGLGCYPEKALSKPGGGPTINYSPDPSTEEKYDFKTIQNIDCYNTDFCVKVRHGMRYWNMTVQWWLHHYIYPNSPFKAYALRAGWTMFISAYWHGLHAGYYLSFLTIPLCIAAESAMEGSVRAKLGPFGQNIFDWVHWFLKMRAYDYMCMGFVLLKASDTINYWSSIYFTMHIIAVCCIIVGRALKGGKREGKRGDKEEKKEGEKIENVKTGEKTD; encoded by the exons ATGTCTCCCGATGAGCTGGTGTACTTGGGAATTCTTGCTGCCTCCATCCCTGTTGGATTTCTCTTCCGTTACCTCA GTCCTCCGGTGAAGCAGGGGGCGTCTCTTCTTCTGGGCCTCTCTATCGCCATCGCCACTTGTCAAATCCACACCCTCCACTCTCTGGTGACGGTGATCGGAACATGGATTATTATAAAGAGCAGCTGGCG GCATGCCCCAGCTCTAAGTCTCAGCTGGACCTTTGTCTACCTCCTCTTCTTCCGCCTGGTCACTTGGTTCGGTCTGCCACAGCCGACACCCTTTACTAACGCCATCCAGCTACTTCTCACTCTCAAG ATGGTGAGTCTGGCGAACGAGGTGAAAAGCTTCCACATGGAGAAGAAAAAGGACGTGAGCTCATTTGCTAAGTCTCCCGTCATTGGTGGCCTGTCTCAGGAGCCCTCCCTCTACGATATTCTGTCCTATAGTTACTGTTATGCCGGTATAATGACCG GTCCGTTCTTTCGCTTCCAAACATACATTGACTGGCTGAAGCAGCCGAGCCCGCTGGCCCTGCCCAGCTGGGTCCCGTGCCTGCAGCGTCTGAAGCTGGTCCCTGTCTACGGCGCTCTGTTCCTGGCCGTCAACTCCGTCTTCCCACTGGCCTACGTTCGCACAGAAGAGTTCCTGGATCGCAACTTCTTCTTTAG gTTTTTCTATATGATAGTAGTGTTCTTCGTGTTTCGGATGCGTTTCTATGCAGCGTGGTGTGGAGCTGAGGCGGGCTGTATCAGTGCAGGTCTGGGCTGCTATCCAGAAAAGGCGCTGTCCAAACCTGGAGGAGGACCCACCATcaactacag TCCTGATCCCTCCACTGAAGAGAAATATGACTTCAAAACCATCCAGAACATCGACTGCTACAATACTGACTTCTGTGTGAAGGTCCGTCATGGCATGCGTTACTGGAACATGACAGTGCAGTGGTGGCTGCATCACTACATCTACCCCAATTCCCCCTTCAAAGCCTACGCTCTCAG GGCCGGCTGGACCATGTTCATCAGCGCCTACTGGCACGGACTACACGCCGGCTACTACCTCTCCTTCCTCACCATCCCCCTGTGCATCGCAGCTGAGTCTGCCATGGAGGGCTCCGTCCGAGCCAAACTGGGTCCTTTTGGACAAAACATCTTCGACTGGGTTCACTGGTTCTTGAAGATGAGAGCGTACGACTACATGTGCATGGGCTTCGTGCTGCTGAAGGCCTCTGACACCATCAACTACTGGTCGTCCATCTACTTCACCATGCACATCATCGCCGTTTGCTGCATAATAGTCGGCAGGGCTCTGAAGGGAGGGAAAAGGGAAGGTAAGAGAGGGGacaaggaggagaaaaaagagggagagaagatagaaaatgtgaaaactggAGAAAAAACAGACTAA
- the tmc4 gene encoding transmembrane channel-like protein 7 isoform X1 yields MASEQLRQGSGDEYDYIEEISYPGDQRSLRLRRASSRVSNQNHPQFDWSSTPAEEDEEGNSKPPRDLRGIPMPMALKRAVRQVQQMQVPVVSSRESWKRKRAKSLLKLKNGARATLNFFALWSKTLQKIGGNFGGGVQSYFLFLRFLVLLNFFSFLLIAGFVLVPSIVFRSVGASLVNSTGPEVCMEYEPNPEGLVVFYNYFLDLLSGTGFMEYSYLFYGYYNNTMVTDSNFSYNIPLAYVFTAVFYFAFCFICIIARMGTAARVAVATGGSAVGNYSMIVFTSWDYGCPGERATKLKQKNIHYQLQVDLEEESIKKRAASLTMCQKIVLYSLRVFMGFFSFGLIIAAFYGIFEATNYSQDRSGQDGIMGLIFEYLPSIVITAGNFVVPLLCDQIALVERYSPSTTVIVALLRAVFLRLVSLGVLLFTLWSQITCDGKTDSGDCEPCHYNHKFYPCWETRIGQEMYKLTLFDLLINIAVLVLVEFPRRIVVDNWSNKLAQWVGRQEFVVPANVLGLVYGQTVVWTGALFCPLLPVINTLKFILLFYFRKITLFNNCRPALKTFRSTTSTFFFLAVLLFGWILALVVMIYSLAEIRPSMGCGPFRFFPTMWSIVPTSFYNLSEVTQEFLFFIGSQAFSIPLFALLFVVMWYFIALASVYGKSVALLRAQIKLEGRDKQFLLKQIEQLSRQQQIAY; encoded by the exons ATGGCCAGTGAACAACTGAGACAAGGATCAGGAGACGAGTATGACTATATTGAAG AAATTAGCTACCCTGGTGACCAGCGGTCACTAAGGTTACGACGGGCTTCATCTCGAGTGTCCAATCAGAATCACCCTCAGTTCGACTGGAGCTCAACTCCTgcagaggaggatgaagagggcAACAGCAAACCGCCACGGGACCTCAGGGGCATTCCTATGCCCATGGCACTGAAAAGAGCTGTGAG GCAGGTGCAGCAGATGCAGGTGCCTGTGGTTTCCAGCAGGGAGTCCTGGAAACGGAAAAGGGCCAAATCACTGCTCAAACTCAAAAATGGCGCCAGAGCAACTCTCAACTTTTTCGCACTGTGGAGCAAGACTTTGCAAAAGATCGGAG GGAACTTTGGAGGTGGTGTCCAGTCTTACTTCCTGTTCCTACGATTCTTGGTGCTGCTcaattttttctcctttttactgATCGCTGGATTTGTCCTCGTCCCCAGCATTGTCTTCAGATCTGTCGGGGCCAGCCTTGTCAACAGCACTG GTCCAGAGGTATGCATGGAATATGAGCCTAATCCTGAAGGCCTGGTGGTGTTCTATAATTACTTCCTTGACTTACTTTCAGGAACG GGTTTCATGGAGTATTCATACCTGTTTTATGGCTACTACAACAACACAATGGTGACGGACAGTAACTTCTCCTACAACATTCCCCTGGCCTACGTCTTCACTGCCGTCTTCTACTTtgctttttgtttcatttgtatCATTGCACG CATGGGGACTGCAGCGCGGGTTGCTGTGGCAACGGGAGGCAGCGCTGTGGGCAACTACAGCATGATTGTGTTCACCAGCTGGGACTACGGCTGCCCGGGAGAGCGAGCTACCAAACTGAAGCAGAAGAACATCCACTACCAGCTGCAG GTGGATCTGGAGGAGGAGAGTATCAAGAAAAGGGCAGCCAGTTTGACAATGTGTCAAAAAATTGTTTTATACTCTCTACGTgtgtttatgggttttttttccttcggGCTCATTATAGCAGCTTTCTATGGCATCTTCGAGGCCACCAACTACAGCCAG GACAGGAGCGGGCAGGACGGGATCATGGGTTTGATTTTTGAGTATCTGCCTTCCATCGTCATCACCGCCGGAAACTTTGTGGTGCCGCTGCTGTGTGACCAGATCGCCCTGGTAGAGCGATACTCCCCCAGCACCACTGTCATAGTGGCACTGTTAAG GGCAGTGTTCCTTCGTCTGGTGAGTCTGGGCGTTCTCCTCTTCACCCTGTGGAGTCAGATCACCTGTGATGGCAAAACAGATAGTGGAGACTGTGAACCGTGCCATTACAACCATAAATTCTACCCG TGCTGGGAAACACGTATTGGACAGGAGATGTACAAGCTGACGCTGTTCGACCTCCTCATCAACATCGCTGTGCTCGTCCTGGTCGAGTTTCCACGCAG gattGTGGTGGACAACTGGTCCAATAAGCTGGCTCAGTGGGTGGGCCGGCAGGAGTTTGTGGTTCCTGCCAACGTTCTTGGTCTGGTTTATGGTCAGACCGTGGTCTGGACAGGAGCTCTTTTTTGCCCTCTGCTGCCTGTCATCAACACCCTCAagttcatcctcctcttctactTCAGGAAG ATCACACTCTTCAATAACTGTCGGCCAGCACTGAAGACGTTTcgctccaccacctccaccttcTTTTTTCTGGCGGTACTCCTGTTTGGCTGGATCCTCGCTTTAGTCGTCATGATTTACAGTCTGGCTGA GATCCGGCCTTCTATGGGTTGTGGCCCTTTCCGTTTCTTCCCCACCATGTGGTCGATTGTTCCAACATCTTTCTACAACCTCTCCGAAGTGACACAGGAGTTTCTCTTCTTCATTGGTTCCCAGGCATTCTCCATCCCTCTGTTTGCATTGTTATT TGTGGTGATGTGGTATTTCATAGCCTTGGCCTCCGTCTATGGGAAAAGTGTTGCCCTGCTAAGAGCTCAGATTAAACTG GAGGGCCGTGACAAGCAGTTCTTGTTGAAGCAGATTGAGCAGCTGAGTCGACAGCAACAGATAGCCTACTAA
- the tmc4 gene encoding transmembrane channel-like protein 7 isoform X2 has product MQVPVVSSRESWKRKRAKSLLKLKNGARATLNFFALWSKTLQKIGGNFGGGVQSYFLFLRFLVLLNFFSFLLIAGFVLVPSIVFRSVGASLVNSTGPEVCMEYEPNPEGLVVFYNYFLDLLSGTGFMEYSYLFYGYYNNTMVTDSNFSYNIPLAYVFTAVFYFAFCFICIIARMGTAARVAVATGGSAVGNYSMIVFTSWDYGCPGERATKLKQKNIHYQLQVDLEEESIKKRAASLTMCQKIVLYSLRVFMGFFSFGLIIAAFYGIFEATNYSQDRSGQDGIMGLIFEYLPSIVITAGNFVVPLLCDQIALVERYSPSTTVIVALLRAVFLRLVSLGVLLFTLWSQITCDGKTDSGDCEPCHYNHKFYPCWETRIGQEMYKLTLFDLLINIAVLVLVEFPRRIVVDNWSNKLAQWVGRQEFVVPANVLGLVYGQTVVWTGALFCPLLPVINTLKFILLFYFRKITLFNNCRPALKTFRSTTSTFFFLAVLLFGWILALVVMIYSLAEIRPSMGCGPFRFFPTMWSIVPTSFYNLSEVTQEFLFFIGSQAFSIPLFALLFVVMWYFIALASVYGKSVALLRAQIKLEGRDKQFLLKQIEQLSRQQQIAY; this is encoded by the exons ATGCAGGTGCCTGTGGTTTCCAGCAGGGAGTCCTGGAAACGGAAAAGGGCCAAATCACTGCTCAAACTCAAAAATGGCGCCAGAGCAACTCTCAACTTTTTCGCACTGTGGAGCAAGACTTTGCAAAAGATCGGAG GGAACTTTGGAGGTGGTGTCCAGTCTTACTTCCTGTTCCTACGATTCTTGGTGCTGCTcaattttttctcctttttactgATCGCTGGATTTGTCCTCGTCCCCAGCATTGTCTTCAGATCTGTCGGGGCCAGCCTTGTCAACAGCACTG GTCCAGAGGTATGCATGGAATATGAGCCTAATCCTGAAGGCCTGGTGGTGTTCTATAATTACTTCCTTGACTTACTTTCAGGAACG GGTTTCATGGAGTATTCATACCTGTTTTATGGCTACTACAACAACACAATGGTGACGGACAGTAACTTCTCCTACAACATTCCCCTGGCCTACGTCTTCACTGCCGTCTTCTACTTtgctttttgtttcatttgtatCATTGCACG CATGGGGACTGCAGCGCGGGTTGCTGTGGCAACGGGAGGCAGCGCTGTGGGCAACTACAGCATGATTGTGTTCACCAGCTGGGACTACGGCTGCCCGGGAGAGCGAGCTACCAAACTGAAGCAGAAGAACATCCACTACCAGCTGCAG GTGGATCTGGAGGAGGAGAGTATCAAGAAAAGGGCAGCCAGTTTGACAATGTGTCAAAAAATTGTTTTATACTCTCTACGTgtgtttatgggttttttttccttcggGCTCATTATAGCAGCTTTCTATGGCATCTTCGAGGCCACCAACTACAGCCAG GACAGGAGCGGGCAGGACGGGATCATGGGTTTGATTTTTGAGTATCTGCCTTCCATCGTCATCACCGCCGGAAACTTTGTGGTGCCGCTGCTGTGTGACCAGATCGCCCTGGTAGAGCGATACTCCCCCAGCACCACTGTCATAGTGGCACTGTTAAG GGCAGTGTTCCTTCGTCTGGTGAGTCTGGGCGTTCTCCTCTTCACCCTGTGGAGTCAGATCACCTGTGATGGCAAAACAGATAGTGGAGACTGTGAACCGTGCCATTACAACCATAAATTCTACCCG TGCTGGGAAACACGTATTGGACAGGAGATGTACAAGCTGACGCTGTTCGACCTCCTCATCAACATCGCTGTGCTCGTCCTGGTCGAGTTTCCACGCAG gattGTGGTGGACAACTGGTCCAATAAGCTGGCTCAGTGGGTGGGCCGGCAGGAGTTTGTGGTTCCTGCCAACGTTCTTGGTCTGGTTTATGGTCAGACCGTGGTCTGGACAGGAGCTCTTTTTTGCCCTCTGCTGCCTGTCATCAACACCCTCAagttcatcctcctcttctactTCAGGAAG ATCACACTCTTCAATAACTGTCGGCCAGCACTGAAGACGTTTcgctccaccacctccaccttcTTTTTTCTGGCGGTACTCCTGTTTGGCTGGATCCTCGCTTTAGTCGTCATGATTTACAGTCTGGCTGA GATCCGGCCTTCTATGGGTTGTGGCCCTTTCCGTTTCTTCCCCACCATGTGGTCGATTGTTCCAACATCTTTCTACAACCTCTCCGAAGTGACACAGGAGTTTCTCTTCTTCATTGGTTCCCAGGCATTCTCCATCCCTCTGTTTGCATTGTTATT TGTGGTGATGTGGTATTTCATAGCCTTGGCCTCCGTCTATGGGAAAAGTGTTGCCCTGCTAAGAGCTCAGATTAAACTG GAGGGCCGTGACAAGCAGTTCTTGTTGAAGCAGATTGAGCAGCTGAGTCGACAGCAACAGATAGCCTACTAA
- the leng1 gene encoding leukocyte receptor cluster member 1 has translation MNILPKKSWHVRNKDNVARVRRDEAQAAEEEREAKRRVERAEQEARTEYLRRKSRAALPSDGERREDDDGGERSGGSGVLEHLNLFPLEDSSEKKGNEEYLKEKKEEKEKQERAIGLLVSLGPQPGTEVTPWYMKTGKEKEETREKEERKEKEKDKRKGISEEEREKKDRRLKDSLDPLNEMKKALAVKDKKHHKSKKYEKRGKGEKSSNGESSIERLRAERLQREAEERRRTQALLDQRSGKRKEPGKEANEREMPYNSAYFPELARKRQRRDRESWREEILKS, from the exons ATGAACATCCTCCCGAAGAAGAGCTGGCACGTGCGCAACAAAGACAACGTTGCTCGCGTGCGGAGGGACGAGGCCCAGGCAGCGGAGGAGGAGCGCGAGGCCAAGCGGCGTGTGGAGCGTGCTGAGCAAGAG GCTCGTACAGAGTATCTGAGAAGGAAATCCAGAGCTGCTCTCCCTTCAGAtggagaaaggagggaggatgatgatggtggtgaacGGAGTGGAGGAAGTGGAGTGCTGGAGCATCTTAATCTTTTTCCCCTGGAGGACTCCTCAGAGAAGAAGGGGAATGAAGAGtatctcaaagaaaaaaaagaagaaaag GAGAAGCAGGAACGAGCCATCGGCCTGCTGGTGTCTCTCGGACCCCAACCAGGCACTGAGGTTACTCCGTGGTACATGAAAACTggcaaagagaaagaagaaaccagagaaaaagaagaaaggaaagaaaaagaaaaagataagagGAAGGGGATAAgcgaagaggagagagagaagaaagatcGCAGATTGAAAGACAGTTTAGACCCGTTGAACGAGATGAAGAAAGCCCTGGCtgttaaagacaaaaaacaccacaaaagcaagaaatatgaaaaaagagGCAAAGGGGAAAAGAGTAGCAATGGAGAAAG CTCCATAGAAAGGTTGCGTGCCGAGCGCTTACAGAGGGAGGCTGAAGAAAGGAGGAGAACTCAGGCCCTGCTGGACCAGAGGAGCGGCAAAAGGAAGGAGCCAGGGAAGGAGGCGAACGAGAGGGAGATGCCATACAACAGTGCATACTTTCCTGAACTTGCACGAAAGCGCCAAAGGCGCGATCGAGAGAGCTGGAGAGAGGAAATATTAAAATCGTGA